From the Ensifer adhaerens genome, the window GATGCAGTCGATCGGGCAGAACACGCAATCGACTGAAGGCAGTACCCGGTCGATGCGCGAGACTGCCTCGCGCAGCCCGCCATCGTGATGAAGCAGCTCGGCGCCGAAGGAGCTGGCAATCTCGCGCAGATGCGCCACCTGACAATCACGGCCGCCGACATAGAGGAAACTGCGCCCTTCGAGCGTTGCCTTGCCGGTCTCCTGGCGAGCCTCGGCCGGTTCCGCACCCGCACGACCCTTGCCATTCTTCGCCGCATTCTGGTGACGCTTGCCGCGCATGCAATCCTCTCCGCCTGATCGTGCGACAAGGGCCTTCAAGGGGCAGCCGGTCGCATCGGGATATCCTCTCGACACACGCCCTTCGGCTGCGTGACGAGGGCAACCTATTAAACTTG encodes:
- a CDS encoding DUF2325 domain-containing protein — protein: MRGKRHQNAAKNGKGRAGAEPAEARQETGKATLEGRSFLYVGGRDCQVAHLREIASSFGAELLHHDGGLREAVSRIDRVLPSVDCVFCPIDCISHDACLRVKTGCKKWGKAFVPLRNGSKSSLERALQDLTTSRDER